One part of the Chroogloeocystis siderophila 5.2 s.c.1 genome encodes these proteins:
- a CDS encoding nitrate ABC transporter ATP-binding protein (This model describes the ATP binding subunits of ATP-binding cassette (ABC) transporters for nitrate transport, or for bicarbonate transport, in bacteria and archaea.): MSVFVAVDNIDKVFDLAGGGQYVALKGIDLQIKKGEFVSLIGHSGCGKSTLLNMVAGLDLPSDGVVTLEGQRITKPGPDRMVVFQNYSLLPWRTVRENIALAVNATMKDLPAGERRAIVEQHIDMVGLRPHADKPPEMLSGGQKQRVAIARALAIRPKLLLLDEPFGALDALTRGNLQEQLMQICEENHVTAIMVTHDVDEAVLLSDRIVMLTNGPESKIGQILEVDIPRPRKRMEVVEHPSYYSLRSEMIYFLNQQKRIKKIRARKTAAISRHGLEKVNLEIGFVPLTACAPVAVAKEKGFFTKHGLDEVTLVRETSWRGIVDGISGGYLDAAQMPSGMPMWLTLGGHENRPLPVATSLTMTRNGNAITLDKRFYEQGIYTLSDFKAYLHSTANKQHRMGMVHPSSMHNLLLRYWLAAGGIDPDHDVSLKTIPPAQMIVDLQAGTIDGYCVGEPWNIRAAEEGVGFTIATDLEIWLGHPGKVLGVREDWAAAYPNTHIALVKALLEACRYCANPANSEEVREIVARREYVSTDLDYIQIEAPDHSTCSLDRPMREYAHHQFYADSAINRPSRTEQLWIMTQLARWGDTPFPRNWVEIVERICKVGVFSTAARELGLDISYTRQPIKLFDGSVFNADDPIGYLNDLAIKRDFSIAEVVLDSRRPLVAA; the protein is encoded by the coding sequence ATGTCTGTATTCGTTGCTGTCGATAACATCGATAAAGTCTTTGATTTAGCCGGCGGTGGGCAATACGTGGCCCTCAAAGGCATCGATCTCCAAATCAAAAAAGGCGAATTTGTCTCCTTAATCGGTCACTCTGGTTGTGGTAAATCAACCTTATTAAATATGGTAGCGGGTTTAGATTTACCCTCAGATGGTGTTGTCACGTTAGAAGGACAACGCATCACCAAACCAGGACCCGATCGCATGGTCGTCTTTCAAAATTATTCATTGCTACCGTGGCGCACAGTGCGTGAAAATATTGCCCTAGCGGTAAATGCAACAATGAAAGATTTACCAGCAGGGGAACGCCGTGCGATCGTTGAACAACACATCGATATGGTTGGGTTGCGTCCTCACGCCGATAAACCTCCAGAAATGCTATCCGGCGGACAAAAACAACGCGTTGCGATCGCCCGCGCTTTAGCAATCCGTCCGAAATTACTTCTACTCGATGAACCTTTCGGGGCGCTAGATGCATTAACACGGGGTAACTTGCAAGAACAACTGATGCAAATTTGTGAGGAAAACCACGTTACCGCGATCATGGTGACGCATGATGTCGACGAAGCTGTATTGCTATCAGATCGCATTGTGATGTTAACCAATGGACCCGAATCAAAGATTGGTCAAATTCTCGAAGTTGATATTCCGCGCCCCCGTAAGCGCATGGAAGTTGTTGAACACCCCAGCTACTACAGCTTACGCAGTGAGATGATTTATTTCCTTAATCAACAGAAGCGTATTAAGAAGATTCGGGCGCGGAAAACTGCGGCGATTTCCCGTCACGGCTTAGAAAAAGTCAACCTCGAAATTGGTTTTGTTCCCCTCACGGCTTGCGCCCCTGTTGCAGTGGCGAAAGAAAAAGGCTTTTTTACAAAGCATGGTTTAGACGAAGTGACTCTGGTCCGCGAAACCAGTTGGCGCGGAATTGTTGATGGTATCAGTGGCGGATATTTAGACGCCGCACAAATGCCTTCCGGAATGCCAATGTGGTTAACTTTAGGAGGACACGAAAACCGCCCGTTACCTGTTGCGACATCGCTAACCATGACTCGTAACGGAAATGCGATCACGCTCGATAAACGCTTTTACGAGCAAGGCATTTACACATTATCTGATTTCAAGGCCTATCTGCATTCGACTGCCAACAAACAGCATCGCATGGGGATGGTACATCCAAGTTCGATGCACAATCTCTTACTACGTTACTGGCTAGCAGCAGGTGGTATCGATCCAGATCATGATGTTTCTCTCAAAACGATTCCTCCTGCACAAATGATCGTAGATTTACAAGCCGGAACAATCGACGGTTACTGCGTTGGAGAACCTTGGAATATTCGCGCTGCGGAAGAAGGTGTTGGTTTTACCATAGCGACTGACTTAGAAATTTGGCTAGGACATCCTGGTAAAGTTCTCGGCGTCCGCGAAGATTGGGCAGCAGCGTATCCTAATACGCACATTGCCTTGGTTAAAGCACTTTTAGAAGCTTGTCGTTACTGTGCAAATCCGGCAAATTCTGAAGAAGTCCGCGAAATTGTTGCACGACGCGAATATGTCAGCACCGATTTAGATTACATCCAGATTGAAGCGCCTGATCATTCTACTTGTAGTCTTGATCGTCCGATGCGAGAATACGCACATCACCAATTTTATGCAGACTCAGCAATTAATCGTCCCAGTCGTACCGAACAACTGTGGATTATGACGCAACTGGCGCGTTGGGGTGATACTCCATTTCCCAGAAATTGGGTAGAAATCGTCGAACGCATTTGTAAAGTTGGTGTGTTCAGTACTGCTGCTAGAGAATTGGGTTTAGATATCAGTTACACTCGCCAGCCGATTAAGCTATTTGACGGTAGTGTCTTCAATGCTGACGATCCAATTGGCTATCTCAACGATTTAGCAATCAAACGCGATTTCTCAATTGCTGAAGTTGTGCTTGATTCGCGACGCCCGCTTGTAGCTGCGTGA